A genomic window from Sulfurospirillum diekertiae includes:
- a CDS encoding sensor histidine kinase, which translates to MIDENLLNSLSAKEKELFKQGLADLINQTYVIEDEYKKLGVSYTSLQDFIRQIIEVQPNALWVFDEDGAIFLQNSEAKKMEAILEGLRIEEESEVDFEGRSYLVKSVTKSDKKIITATDITEGKRQERLVSMGQVAAHLSHEIRNPIGSVSLLASTLLKKVDPSVKPLVTEIKKAIWRVERIIKATLLFTKNVQINPSYFYLDRLIKECEQAISHYSYTKEVSFHFDLPHVEIKADFELLNLVLQNFIFNAIDAIEECENESGNVSISYVQDCEFVLLHVKDDGKAIENKNILFEPFKTTKTKGNGLGLALSLQIIQAHNGRINLLDDPKGFEIRIPR; encoded by the coding sequence ATGATTGATGAAAATTTACTCAACAGCCTCAGTGCTAAAGAAAAAGAGCTCTTTAAACAAGGGTTAGCAGACCTGATTAACCAAACGTATGTCATTGAAGATGAGTATAAAAAGCTGGGCGTTTCCTACACCTCCCTTCAAGATTTTATTCGTCAGATCATTGAAGTACAACCGAATGCTTTGTGGGTTTTTGATGAAGATGGTGCCATTTTTTTGCAAAATAGCGAAGCTAAAAAAATGGAAGCTATTTTGGAAGGATTGCGTATTGAAGAAGAGAGCGAAGTTGATTTTGAAGGACGCTCTTATCTGGTTAAAAGCGTCACAAAAAGCGATAAAAAAATCATTACCGCTACAGATATTACGGAAGGTAAACGCCAAGAACGCCTTGTTTCCATGGGACAAGTTGCGGCACATCTTTCTCATGAAATTCGCAACCCCATAGGCTCCGTCTCTTTGCTTGCCTCTACATTACTCAAAAAAGTAGATCCTAGTGTCAAACCTCTCGTCACTGAAATTAAAAAGGCCATTTGGCGAGTGGAACGCATCATTAAAGCAACCCTTCTTTTTACCAAAAATGTTCAAATCAACCCAAGTTACTTCTACCTTGACCGCCTTATCAAAGAGTGTGAACAAGCCATATCACACTACTCCTACACCAAGGAGGTTTCGTTTCATTTTGATCTGCCTCACGTTGAGATTAAAGCCGATTTTGAGCTGCTCAATTTGGTACTTCAGAATTTTATTTTTAATGCGATTGACGCGATTGAAGAGTGTGAAAATGAGAGCGGGAATGTGAGCATTTCTTACGTGCAAGATTGTGAGTTTGTGCTTTTACATGTAAAGGATGATGGCAAGGCCATCGAAAATAAAAATATCCTCTTTGAACCGTTTAAAACAACCAAAACCAAAGGCAATGGACTTGGGCTTGCGCTTTCGTTGCAGATTATTCAAGCGCACAATGGAAGAATCAATCTTCTAGACGATCCAAAAGGCTTTGAAATTCGAATTCCGCGCTAA
- a CDS encoding aminotransferase class V-fold PLP-dependent enzyme — protein MQAIRKNIIKDKNLLYFDYTASGQAYKPIEKQIQAILKTYANTHSEVASSAIQTSKYYAKARSDLKTALEIDESFYVFPCGSGATGAIKKFQELIGIYIPPRTLKRFTCKPEKLPLVFVGPYEHHSNELSFREGLCDVIRVPLDQDEKIDMDFLKRNLEANKEREIIASFSVASNVTGIVSDYKSIYQLIKQYNGILCLDAAAASPYINVDCHYYDALFLSPHKLLGGVGACGILVMKKELCTETTPTFAGGGTVGYVSRTSHTYLSDIELIEDAGTPAILQFIRASLAYNLRNEIGLEKIHEKEEELKFYFGSRLRVIEGVKLYCKYSQDKLPIFSLNFEGINPYDISQYLSDEFGIQTRAGCSCAGPYGHDLLHLVDGQSFDEKPGWLRISIHYTHTKKEIDQLLYAIEKAVKALRKKDTFSKV, from the coding sequence GTGCAAGCAATACGCAAAAATATTATTAAAGATAAAAATCTTCTCTATTTTGACTACACAGCATCTGGTCAGGCCTATAAGCCGATTGAAAAACAGATACAAGCCATCTTGAAAACCTATGCCAATACCCACTCAGAAGTTGCTTCGAGTGCCATTCAAACAAGCAAATATTATGCCAAGGCACGGAGTGATCTTAAGACCGCTTTGGAAATTGATGAGAGTTTTTATGTGTTTCCCTGTGGAAGTGGAGCTACGGGTGCAATTAAAAAATTTCAAGAGCTCATTGGCATTTATATTCCTCCTCGCACACTTAAACGTTTTACATGTAAACCTGAAAAACTACCCCTTGTCTTTGTGGGACCATATGAACACCACTCCAATGAACTGAGCTTTCGTGAAGGGTTATGTGACGTGATACGCGTACCTCTCGATCAAGATGAAAAAATTGATATGGACTTTTTGAAACGTAATCTTGAAGCCAATAAAGAGCGTGAAATTATCGCCTCTTTTTCAGTTGCTTCCAATGTCACAGGCATTGTGAGTGATTATAAAAGCATCTATCAACTGATCAAACAGTATAACGGTATTTTGTGCCTTGATGCCGCCGCCGCATCTCCTTACATCAACGTTGACTGCCATTACTATGATGCTTTATTCCTCTCTCCTCACAAACTTTTGGGAGGCGTGGGTGCTTGCGGTATTTTGGTGATGAAGAAAGAACTTTGTACGGAAACAACACCGACATTTGCTGGCGGTGGTACGGTGGGTTATGTTTCTCGTACATCTCACACGTATTTAAGTGATATTGAATTGATTGAGGATGCTGGAACGCCTGCTATTTTACAGTTTATACGTGCTTCTTTAGCGTATAACCTTCGAAATGAAATCGGCTTAGAAAAGATTCATGAAAAGGAAGAAGAGCTCAAGTTTTATTTTGGTTCTAGGCTTCGAGTAATTGAAGGGGTTAAGCTTTATTGTAAATATTCACAAGATAAACTTCCCATCTTTTCATTGAACTTTGAAGGCATCAATCCGTACGATATTTCGCAGTATCTCTCCGATGAATTTGGTATTCAAACCAGAGCAGGATGTAGTTGTGCAGGACCTTATGGGCACGATCTTTTGCATCTCGTGGATGGGCAAAGTTTTGATGAAAAACCGGGTTGGTTACGTATCTCTATCCATTATACCCATACTAAAAAAGAGATAGATCAATTGCTTTATGCGATTGAAAAGGCTGTCAAAGCATTACGTAAAAAAGATACTTTTTCAAAGGTTTAG
- a CDS encoding LrgB family protein, with protein sequence MNFDTFFTYRSLVMAAEVTLLWSIVTIGLYWLSKYFHRRYKRWWTAPIIITPILLIIITIVSHTNYNVYISGTHWLIALLGPATVAFAVPIYRRKHIMILYWRTLSIGVVFGSILSIASAWFLASAVGIDSTLRLSLLPRSISTPFAMVISGEIGGTPELTAIFVILTGIFGASFGQLLLYWLPLKSKMSRGASFGLAAHVVGSNKAYELDNEVGTIAALVMVLTGIFNVLIAPLLETILT encoded by the coding sequence ATGAATTTTGATACATTTTTTACCTACCGTTCTCTTGTCATGGCAGCAGAAGTGACACTTTTATGGTCTATTGTCACTATAGGACTCTATTGGCTCTCTAAATATTTTCACCGCCGTTATAAACGTTGGTGGACGGCTCCTATTATTATTACTCCAATACTCCTAATCATCATAACGATTGTGTCACATACCAATTACAATGTCTATATCAGTGGCACACACTGGCTAATTGCATTGCTGGGACCTGCCACCGTTGCGTTTGCTGTTCCTATCTATAGGCGTAAACACATTATGATTTTATACTGGCGAACACTGAGTATTGGCGTTGTTTTTGGTTCGATTCTTTCCATTGCGTCTGCGTGGTTTTTAGCTTCGGCTGTGGGTATTGATAGTACGCTTCGATTAAGCCTTTTACCTCGCTCCATTAGCACACCTTTTGCTATGGTGATTTCAGGCGAGATTGGTGGTACGCCAGAATTAACGGCTATTTTTGTCATACTTACGGGAATTTTTGGTGCATCGTTTGGGCAATTATTACTCTATTGGTTGCCCCTAAAATCGAAGATGTCGCGTGGTGCCTCATTTGGTTTAGCGGCGCACGTTGTGGGTTCTAATAAAGCGTATGAGTTAGACAATGAAGTTGGAACTATCGCAGCATTGGTTATGGTCTTAACAGGTATTTTCAATGTGCTCATCGCCCCTTTACTGGAAACAATCCTAACCTAA
- a CDS encoding CidA/LrgA family protein — protein sequence MLPHTFKKLLILFKRKFHKSRILQIVLICALWFFAEEISLLFHIPIPGGVIGLLFVLLLLQFNILSIRSLALGAEWFLAEMLLFFIPAVPAVLNHQEFFGWTGLKILAIIIIGTIIVIIGTAFIVDFSFYKLEKHTKDENLQ from the coding sequence ATGCTACCACATACTTTTAAAAAACTTTTAATTCTTTTTAAACGTAAATTTCACAAAAGTCGTATCCTCCAAATAGTCCTTATCTGTGCTCTTTGGTTTTTTGCCGAAGAGATCTCTCTTCTTTTCCACATACCCATTCCCGGTGGCGTTATAGGATTACTCTTCGTACTGTTGCTTCTACAATTTAATATTCTGAGCATTCGCTCTTTAGCTCTTGGTGCAGAGTGGTTTTTAGCTGAAATGCTTCTTTTTTTTATACCGGCAGTGCCGGCGGTCCTAAACCACCAAGAATTTTTTGGTTGGACAGGGTTAAAAATCTTAGCCATTATTATTATAGGAACCATCATCGTGATTATTGGCACCGCTTTTATCGTCGATTTTAGTTTTTATAAACTAGAAAAACATACCAAAGATGAGAATCTACAATGA
- a CDS encoding KUP/HAK/KT family potassium transporter gives MTLKERIKNEMMVIKALGVVYGDIGTSPIYTLAVIFLIVPPTVVSIYGILSFVFWALTILVTIQYAWLATSLSAKGEGGTVVLIQMLTPHLKSAKMVSIVSVLGFLGLSLMIGDGVITPAISILSAVEGILLIPQYEELPQIVLLILATLIAFALFVVQKRGVEKVASTFGPIMVIWFLCLGGVGFWYVSQDFSILNAINPMYAINFALANPVITFIILADIILATTGGEALYADMGHLGRLPILKGWVFAFIALILSYYGQGAFLLTHPESVGSPLFEMMREFAPFLYVPFLILTIIATIIASQAMISGIFSVLYQAMTTRIFPHFRVEYTSHELRSQIYVGSINWFLFVCVIIMLFVFKESAKLAAAYGLAVAGAMSITGVLMTMIFAYRREWIKMSFATFSGMVSFVFFLSCLLKIPHGGFWSLLIAAVPLGFIILYTQGQERLYSSFHSVDKENFLQAYNAHYAQESHIEGTALFFARKAENIPAYIPKTMFQNGIIYERNVIVKVKPTNEPLGITNEFKSLAEGLDLLVIHVGYMEVFNMEESLKKQDIHERTIFYGDEEIVSKHFSWKLYALIKDMSPSFVSFYNFPQEKLIGVSRRIEI, from the coding sequence ATGACGTTAAAAGAACGTATTAAAAATGAGATGATGGTTATAAAGGCACTCGGTGTTGTTTACGGCGATATTGGGACAAGTCCTATCTATACCTTGGCAGTTATTTTTCTTATTGTTCCGCCAACAGTCGTTAGTATATATGGTATTTTGTCATTTGTCTTTTGGGCATTAACTATTCTTGTTACCATTCAATATGCATGGTTAGCTACGAGCTTAAGTGCAAAAGGAGAAGGTGGTACTGTTGTTCTCATTCAAATGTTAACACCGCATCTTAAAAGTGCAAAGATGGTCTCTATAGTATCCGTCTTAGGATTTTTAGGGCTTTCCTTGATGATTGGCGATGGTGTTATTACTCCTGCTATTAGTATTCTGAGTGCGGTAGAAGGTATTCTCCTTATTCCACAATACGAAGAGCTTCCTCAAATTGTACTTTTAATCTTAGCGACACTGATTGCATTTGCCCTTTTTGTTGTTCAAAAGAGAGGTGTTGAAAAAGTCGCTTCTACCTTTGGTCCCATAATGGTCATTTGGTTTTTATGTTTAGGTGGCGTTGGATTTTGGTATGTGAGTCAAGATTTTTCTATTTTAAATGCAATTAATCCGATGTATGCGATTAATTTTGCACTGGCAAATCCTGTTATTACCTTTATTATTCTTGCAGATATTATTCTTGCAACCACTGGTGGCGAGGCGTTGTATGCTGATATGGGCCATTTAGGGCGATTGCCTATTCTTAAGGGGTGGGTTTTTGCTTTTATCGCATTAATTTTAAGCTATTATGGACAAGGAGCATTTTTGCTAACGCATCCTGAGTCTGTTGGAAGCCCGTTATTTGAAATGATGCGAGAGTTTGCACCTTTTTTATATGTCCCTTTTCTTATCCTAACAATTATAGCAACCATTATCGCTTCGCAAGCAATGATCAGTGGAATTTTTTCCGTGCTTTATCAAGCTATGACAACACGTATTTTCCCCCATTTTCGTGTTGAATACACATCACATGAGTTACGTTCGCAAATTTATGTAGGATCTATTAACTGGTTTTTATTTGTCTGTGTCATTATTATGCTTTTTGTCTTTAAAGAGTCTGCAAAGCTTGCCGCTGCATATGGTTTAGCTGTTGCGGGAGCGATGAGCATTACCGGTGTTTTAATGACAATGATTTTTGCCTACCGCAGAGAGTGGATCAAAATGAGTTTTGCCACTTTTTCAGGGATGGTTAGTTTTGTTTTCTTCTTATCGTGTCTTCTAAAAATTCCTCATGGTGGTTTCTGGTCTCTCTTAATTGCAGCAGTTCCACTAGGCTTTATTATTCTTTATACGCAAGGACAAGAACGCCTTTACTCTTCATTTCACTCGGTAGATAAGGAAAATTTCTTACAAGCATACAATGCACATTATGCACAAGAGTCTCATATTGAAGGTACTGCTCTTTTCTTTGCACGTAAGGCCGAAAATATCCCTGCTTATATCCCTAAAACAATGTTCCAAAACGGCATTATTTATGAGAGAAATGTGATTGTGAAGGTTAAACCGACGAATGAGCCTTTGGGCATTACGAATGAGTTTAAATCCTTGGCAGAGGGACTTGATCTTCTTGTGATTCATGTTGGGTACATGGAGGTTTTCAATATGGAAGAGAGCCTTAAAAAACAGGATATTCATGAACGAACCATTTTTTACGGCGATGAAGAAATTGTCTCAAAACATTTTTCATGGAAACTTTATGCACTGATTAAAGATATGTCTCCAAGTTTCGTAAGCTTTTACAATTTCCCTCAAGAAAAACTCATCGGTGTTTCACGTCGTATTGAAATCTAG